A window of Armatimonadota bacterium genomic DNA:
GGCAGGAGAACCTTGCCTCATACTGCTCTCTCGACCCATTTGGAGTACGACGTTCGGCGCGTTCGATCGGATTTCCCGTGCCTCGATCAGGAGGTTCGCGACAGGCCGCTGGTGTATCTGGACAGTGCTGCCACGGCGCAGCGCCCAAGCTGCGTCATCGGGGCTGTCGAACGCTATTACAGCACTTATAACGCCAGCGTCCATCGTGGGGTGCATGCCCTGGCGGCAAGGGCCACCGATGCCTTCGAGGGGGCCAGGCGTTCCCTTCAGGGCTTTGTGAACGCTAGGAGCGCCGATGAGATCGTCGTTACCAAGGGCTGCACCGAAGCACTGAACCTGGTTGCGTCGAGCTACGGATCCGCCCAAATTAAGCCGGGAGACCAGATCTTGGTGTCCACGCTGGAGCACCACAGCAACATCGTTCCCTGGCAGATGGCGGCTCAGCGTTCCGGCGCCGTAGTGCGTCCGATCCCCATCGACGATGCGGGAGTTCTGGATCTCGAAGCGCTCGACCGGCTGCTTCGGCGCCCGACGGCCGTCGTCGCGGTGAACCACGTCAGCAACGCTCTGGGAACGATCAATCCTGTCAAGGAGATCGCCACGCGGGCCCATCGGGCCGGAGCGATCATTGTGGTGGATGGCGCTCAGGCGGGCCCGCACATGCCGATCGACGTTCAAGCGCTCGATGCCGATTTCTATGCGATTTCTGGCCATAAGATGTATGGACCCACCGGAGTTGGAGTGCTCTATGGCAAGCTGGATCTGCTCAGGGCCATCCCGCCCTATCAGGGCGGCGGCAGCATGATCCACACGGTCACATTCGAAAAGACCACTTACGCCGAGCCGCCGGCCAAGTTTGAGGCCGGGACCCCTCCCATTGCAGAGTTCATCGGATTGGGGGCGGCCGCTGAGTATGTGCTTGGACTCGGCCGCGAAAACATCGTGGCCCATGAACACGAGGTGCTCGAATACGGCCGCGGCCTGGTAGGCGAAGTCGAGGGCGTTCGGATCGTCGGCAACGCGCCGGATCGCTGCGGGATTCTCTCATTCGTGATCGATGGGGTTCATCCGCACGACGTTGGAACGGTGCTGGATACGGAGGGTATCGCTGTGCGCGCGGGCCATCATTGTGCTCAGCCGCTGATGGATCGTTTGGGGCTGGCGGCTACAGTTCGAGCTTCGCTCGGGATGTATTCGACGAAGGAGGAAATGGAGGTCCTTGTGGCGGGGATCAGAAAGGTGAAGGAGGTGTTTCTGTAAGGAATCTGGGCCTTAGGGCATTGGGGCATTTGGGGATCGGGGATTGGAGATTGGGCCAATCATTCCAAAGTTCCGGGTGTCTCACAGCCATTTCATCCGAGAAGCCCTTCGTTTCTCTTTCGCCCGACTCCGGTCGCCCCTCCTCTCCCCCGATCTCACTTTTGAGAACAAAAATCTGAATCAGAGATTCAGAAAACAGGGATCCGCACCACTAAACAAGGAATCCGCAATCCGAAATCCGAAATCGACATGTCCGACCTACGCGATCTGTACCAAGAAGTGATCCTTGACCATAACAAAAGGCCAAGGAACAAGGGCGCCATGGTGCAGCCCACGAGCCAGGCTGCCGGCGTGAACCCCCTCTGCGGGGATCGGGTCACGGTGTATCTTGAAGTCAAGGACGGAATCATCGAAGACGTCATGTTTGATGGTATAGGCTGCGCGATATCCACGGCGTCGGCTTCGTTAATGACCGACGCGGTGAAGGGCCTCAAGGTAGAAGAGGCCGAGAAGCTCTTCGAGAGCTTTCACAAAGGCATGACCGAGGACCCCGGCGCCCTGGAGTCCGTGAGTGAGGACCATCCCGAGCTCATGGCGCTGGGCGGAGTCTGGGAGTTTCCTGTCAGGGTCAAGTGTGCGACGCTGGCCTGGCACGCCATGCACGCCGCGCTCTCAGGCGAAAGAGAGGTGAGCACCGAATAATGCCCGAGCCCATTCCTCCTCCAACTTCCGACACAGGGGCCAAGACCCTCAACCCCATCGAGAAGACCTTGCTCGAAAACGAGGTCATCGACATGCTGCGCACCGTCTTCGACCCCGAGATCCCGGTGAATGTGTACGACCTTGGACTGATTTACGAGGTCAACGTGAGCGACAAAGCCGAGGTGCATGTCGTGATGACGCTCACCACCCCCAACTGCCCCGTGGCCGACATCCTGCCCCAGGAGGTCGAGGACCGCGTCCGGCTCATACCAAGGGTTCGGTCGGCCTGGGTCGAGCTCACCTGGGACCCGCCTTTCACGCTCGATCGCGTCTCGGACGAAGTCAAACTGATGCTCGGCCTGCTTTGATCCGCTAGCGAAACGCAATTCGTTGCCGCTATGACGTCCATCATTACGTAGAATTAAGTATAGAGACCCAATGCGGTCTCTCAGGAGTCGGCTCCGTTGAAGTTTAGTACCCAAGAGGAATACGGTCTGCGATGTCTGGTTGCGATCGCGCGAAACAACGCGGATCATGATCTGACCATCCCGAAGCTCGCGAAAATGGAGAGCCTGAGCGAACCCCACGTCGCCAAGCTGCTCATGATCCTCCGGAAGGGAGGCTTCGTCAAGAGCACTCGCGGCCACACGGGCGGCTACACGTTGGGCATGCCGGCTGAGGAGATCGTGATCGGCAACGTCCTGGGGTGCCTCGGTGGGCGCATTTATGAAAAGGGCTTTTGCGAGCGCCACAGCGGCCTGAGCTCGATGTGCATCCACGAGAATTGCTGCTACATCGGCGAGCTTTGGTACCGGCTTCAGGAAGCGGTGGACAACGTGCTGATGAACGTGACCCTGGCCCAACTGCTCTCGCGCGAGCCTCGCGTATCGCCTCTCAAGATCAAGCCCAACTGCAGGCCGAGAAAGCCCGTCTTCGAGGGCCGGCTGGCCGAGCGCAAGATCAATGTCTGAGGCCGCGTTGCCTTCGTTTCCCGTCGCCGTCTCGCCCGCAGCGATCCCTCATCTGCGCCGCGTCTTGACCCGTGACGGCCGGCCGGACGTGTTTCTGCGCATCGGGGTGAAGGGGGGCGGCTGCTCGGGGTTTGAGTATGTGCTCAAGCTTGAGAGCGCCAAGCGCGCGAGCGACCTTGAAGCGGATTGGGACGGAATTCGTATCGTGTGCGACCCAAAATCCGCGAAGTTCCTCGAGGGTTCGACGCTCGTTTACACGGGCAACCTGATCGGGGGCGGATTCAAGTTTGAAAACCCCAACGCGGCGCGAAGCTGTGGCTGCGGGACCAGCTTCATGCCGAGGTAGGCCGCCGGGCCTGGCCGGCAGGACCAATCCCCACTTCCAGCGAACCTAAGTCTATGCCCGAAGCGCGGACTTGGAACGCCAATTGGATCGGCTATCACAAAGACCCCAGAGAGGACCTCGGCGTGTTCGCCTTTCGTCGCCGACTCGACCTGGCGAAGGCGCCCCAAAGCTATCTGATCCGCGTCTCTGCCGATCAGCGCTACAAGCTCTACGTCAACGGCGAGCTCGTCGGCTTTGGGCCGCAGCGCGGCGACG
This region includes:
- a CDS encoding iron-sulfur cluster assembly accessory protein, which translates into the protein MSEAALPSFPVAVSPAAIPHLRRVLTRDGRPDVFLRIGVKGGGCSGFEYVLKLESAKRASDLEADWDGIRIVCDPKSAKFLEGSTLVYTGNLIGGGFKFENPNAARSCGCGTSFMPR
- a CDS encoding cysteine desulfurase, producing MEYDVRRVRSDFPCLDQEVRDRPLVYLDSAATAQRPSCVIGAVERYYSTYNASVHRGVHALAARATDAFEGARRSLQGFVNARSADEIVVTKGCTEALNLVASSYGSAQIKPGDQILVSTLEHHSNIVPWQMAAQRSGAVVRPIPIDDAGVLDLEALDRLLRRPTAVVAVNHVSNALGTINPVKEIATRAHRAGAIIVVDGAQAGPHMPIDVQALDADFYAISGHKMYGPTGVGVLYGKLDLLRAIPPYQGGGSMIHTVTFEKTTYAEPPAKFEAGTPPIAEFIGLGAAAEYVLGLGRENIVAHEHEVLEYGRGLVGEVEGVRIVGNAPDRCGILSFVIDGVHPHDVGTVLDTEGIAVRAGHHCAQPLMDRLGLAATVRASLGMYSTKEEMEVLVAGIRKVKEVFL
- a CDS encoding Rrf2 family transcriptional regulator produces the protein MKFSTQEEYGLRCLVAIARNNADHDLTIPKLAKMESLSEPHVAKLLMILRKGGFVKSTRGHTGGYTLGMPAEEIVIGNVLGCLGGRIYEKGFCERHSGLSSMCIHENCCYIGELWYRLQEAVDNVLMNVTLAQLLSREPRVSPLKIKPNCRPRKPVFEGRLAERKINV
- a CDS encoding SUF system NifU family Fe-S cluster assembly protein, with the protein product MSDLRDLYQEVILDHNKRPRNKGAMVQPTSQAAGVNPLCGDRVTVYLEVKDGIIEDVMFDGIGCAISTASASLMTDAVKGLKVEEAEKLFESFHKGMTEDPGALESVSEDHPELMALGGVWEFPVRVKCATLAWHAMHAALSGEREVSTE
- a CDS encoding DUF59 domain-containing protein, which gives rise to MPEPIPPPTSDTGAKTLNPIEKTLLENEVIDMLRTVFDPEIPVNVYDLGLIYEVNVSDKAEVHVVMTLTTPNCPVADILPQEVEDRVRLIPRVRSAWVELTWDPPFTLDRVSDEVKLMLGLL